A stretch of Calditrichia bacterium DNA encodes these proteins:
- a CDS encoding VCBS repeat-containing protein encodes MFFLLLIQRLQLSCAIAIIGICSSLAVAQSFEPLSGLEYPFVGNGPGGYQGASFVDYDGDGDLDVFIGVVGLFRNDGGVFVQLTNSGIGGSVGHSWADYDNDGDLDLFTVGAFGFLYHNNGDDTFSKKYAGALIDSVLHRAWSCAWADINNDGFVDIATNHPAGFIPPTNNPTINHLLLNDGAPAFSFTELDSNLISNGFQPYTVGSWSDYDQDGDIDYFIGSGPANGTVAPDFLYKNLFVESGMIDFERITTSPIATDNQDGQLWNWIDFDNDGDLDAYLTNWAGATNRFYRNDGGTFTRFSGIPMVTDPGASLASIWGDFDNDGDLDCYVGNDNSVADRYYRNNGDGTFTDIDTLAFQGSSTRRSGAAGDFDNDGDLDLLLSGPTANMQLFRNNVGNSNGWISVKCVGTRSNRAAIGTKVRAKATINGNAVWQLREISSQNSFNSQNDLRVHFGFGDAAQIDSLRIEWPSGIVQEMGTLSVNQFMEITEDSTLTGLPGENGGVAQRFVLEQNYPNPFNPETAIRYQLTVNSDVQLAIYDLLGQQVKTLVSESQPAGSYEIQWNGTGQSGKNVASGVYLYRLETAGFSATRKLVLMR; translated from the coding sequence ATGTTTTTTCTTTTACTGATTCAGCGATTACAGTTGTCTTGCGCGATTGCAATCATTGGCATTTGTTCGTCGTTGGCAGTTGCGCAGTCGTTTGAGCCATTGTCCGGGCTGGAATATCCTTTTGTGGGGAACGGTCCCGGTGGATATCAGGGTGCCAGTTTTGTGGATTACGATGGCGATGGCGATCTGGATGTGTTTATCGGCGTGGTTGGGTTGTTTCGCAACGATGGCGGCGTTTTTGTGCAATTGACAAATTCCGGCATCGGCGGCAGCGTCGGGCATAGCTGGGCGGATTACGATAACGATGGCGATCTCGACCTGTTCACCGTTGGTGCTTTTGGCTTCCTTTATCACAACAACGGCGATGATACGTTTTCCAAAAAATATGCCGGCGCATTGATCGATTCGGTTTTGCATCGGGCGTGGTCGTGTGCATGGGCGGATATTAATAATGACGGGTTTGTTGATATTGCCACCAATCATCCGGCCGGATTTATCCCGCCAACCAACAATCCGACGATAAACCATTTATTGCTAAATGACGGCGCACCGGCATTTTCGTTTACAGAGCTGGATTCCAACCTGATTTCCAACGGTTTTCAGCCATACACGGTGGGCAGTTGGAGCGATTACGATCAGGATGGCGATATCGATTATTTCATCGGTTCCGGTCCGGCGAACGGAACAGTTGCACCGGATTTTCTCTACAAAAACTTGTTTGTCGAATCGGGGATGATCGATTTTGAGCGAATCACCACCTCGCCGATTGCGACAGATAATCAGGACGGACAGCTCTGGAACTGGATCGATTTCGACAACGATGGCGATCTCGATGCTTATTTGACCAACTGGGCAGGCGCAACCAATCGCTTTTATCGCAACGATGGCGGCACATTTACGCGATTTTCCGGTATCCCGATGGTCACCGATCCCGGCGCATCGTTGGCATCCATTTGGGGCGATTTTGATAACGATGGCGATCTCGATTGTTATGTTGGCAACGATAACAGCGTGGCGGATCGTTACTATCGCAACAATGGCGACGGCACGTTTACCGACATCGATACGCTGGCATTTCAGGGTTCATCCACCCGTCGCAGCGGTGCGGCCGGCGATTTTGATAACGATGGCGATCTCGATTTGCTGCTCTCCGGACCCACGGCAAATATGCAATTGTTTCGCAATAATGTGGGAAATAGCAACGGCTGGATCAGCGTGAAATGCGTTGGCACGCGCTCCAATCGTGCGGCGATCGGAACAAAAGTTCGCGCCAAAGCGACGATCAACGGCAATGCCGTTTGGCAGCTTCGCGAAATTTCTTCCCAAAATTCGTTCAATTCGCAAAACGATTTGCGGGTGCATTTCGGCTTTGGCGATGCCGCTCAAATCGATTCGCTGCGCATCGAATGGCCGTCCGGTATCGTGCAGGAAATGGGTACGCTGAGCGTCAACCAATTCATGGAAATTACCGAAGACAGCACGCTGACCGGATTACCCGGTGAAAACGGCGGCGTTGCCCAACGGTTTGTGTTGGAACAAAATTATCCCAATCCGTTCAATCCGGAAACGGCAATTCGCTATCAATTGACCGTCAACAGCGATGTGCAACTGGCAATTTACGACCTGCTCGGTCAGCAGGTGAAAACGTTGGTCAGCGAATCGCAACCTGCTGGAAGTTACGAAATACAGTGGAATGGAACGGGTCAATCCGGGAAAAATGTTGCCAGCGGCGTGTATTTATATCGGTTGGAAACCGCAGGTTTTTCCGCCACCCGCAAATTGGTGTTGATGCGGTAA
- the mutY gene encoding A/G-specific adenine glycosylase, translating into MKKTASEITFDETQRQQFRQQLLDWYAAEQRDLPWRSSGLPYQIWVSEAMLQQTQVATVIPYFYRFLAAFPNIASLADAEPQQVLKLWEGLGYYSRARNLQKAAQQMVEKFGGEIPADYEAFRQLPGVGPYIAAAVQSIAFDQPYAVVDGNVKRVLARLLGIDAPVNDPKSLIIFQQFADELLEKSRPGDYNQAMMELGALICRPKQPLCGNCPVRENCFAVAKNMQPELPKRLVREATPVQHWLIAIVEKNDAVLLVRRPENGLLGGLWEFPTVENVSGTMDEKTVIQSIRDVCGVSVSGIESLEPVRHAFTHFKIICHVFRCEYVSGDIAVANSRDFVWVKWSQISDYPLPKTHHKILDQLGDRQTRLSI; encoded by the coding sequence ATGAAAAAAACGGCGTCAGAAATTACATTTGATGAAACACAGCGACAGCAATTCCGGCAGCAATTGCTGGATTGGTACGCTGCTGAACAACGCGATTTGCCCTGGCGAAGCAGCGGATTGCCGTATCAGATTTGGGTGTCCGAAGCGATGTTGCAGCAAACGCAGGTTGCTACAGTGATCCCGTATTTTTATCGTTTCTTGGCGGCGTTTCCCAATATTGCGTCACTTGCGGATGCGGAGCCGCAGCAGGTGCTCAAATTGTGGGAAGGATTGGGCTATTATTCCCGTGCCCGGAATTTGCAAAAAGCAGCGCAGCAAATGGTCGAAAAATTTGGCGGGGAAATTCCGGCGGATTACGAAGCGTTCCGGCAATTGCCGGGCGTTGGTCCGTACATCGCGGCGGCGGTGCAGAGCATCGCGTTTGACCAACCGTATGCAGTTGTCGATGGCAATGTGAAGCGTGTTTTGGCGCGATTGCTGGGCATCGACGCGCCGGTGAATGACCCAAAATCGCTGATAATTTTCCAGCAATTTGCGGATGAACTGCTCGAAAAATCCCGTCCCGGCGATTACAATCAGGCGATGATGGAGCTTGGTGCGCTGATTTGCCGACCGAAACAGCCGCTCTGCGGCAACTGTCCGGTTCGCGAAAACTGTTTCGCTGTTGCGAAAAATATGCAGCCGGAATTGCCAAAACGACTGGTTCGCGAAGCAACGCCGGTGCAACACTGGCTGATCGCTATCGTTGAAAAAAACGATGCGGTGCTGCTCGTTCGTCGCCCGGAAAATGGTTTGCTCGGCGGTTTGTGGGAGTTCCCGACTGTCGAAAACGTTTCCGGAACGATGGATGAAAAAACGGTTATCCAAAGTATTCGTGATGTTTGTGGTGTATCTGTTTCTGGCATCGAATCACTGGAACCGGTTCGCCACGCATTTACCCATTTCAAAATTATATGCCATGTGTTTCGCTGCGAATACGTTTCCGGAGATATCGCGGTTGCCAATTCCCGCGATTTTGTTTGGGTGAAATGGTCGCAAATCAGCGATTATCCGCTCCCGAAAACCCACCACAAAATTCTCGATCAACTTGGCGATCGCCAAACCCGCCTTTCGATATGA
- a CDS encoding GxxExxY protein: protein MGACFNVYKEKGCGFLEAVYQECLEIEFKVKNIPFRSQQEVKLTYRNHELKQLFKPDFICYDKIILEIKSVSTLVDEHRAQILNYLNATEMKLGLLINFGHYPKLEYERFVMAENKAAYFLNQIKQP, encoded by the coding sequence ATGGGTGCATGCTTTAATGTTTACAAAGAAAAAGGCTGTGGCTTTTTAGAAGCCGTCTATCAGGAATGTCTGGAAATTGAGTTTAAGGTAAAAAATATCCCTTTTAGATCCCAACAAGAGGTAAAATTAACATATCGTAATCATGAATTAAAACAATTGTTTAAACCCGATTTTATTTGTTATGATAAAATAATTTTGGAGATAAAATCTGTTTCAACTTTAGTTGATGAACACAGAGCACAAATCTTAAACTATTTGAATGCGACAGAAATGAAATTGGGATTACTCATAAATTTCGGACATTACCCAAAACTCGAATATGAAAGATTTGTTATGGCGGAAAACAAGGCAGCATACTTTTTAAATCAAATAAAGCAGCCATGA
- the dctP gene encoding TRAP transporter substrate-binding protein DctP: protein MSNINRRDFIKKAAVVTAAGSAGILAACGNKEETAANGAPAVQTGKTYHWKMVTTWPPKFPALGEGADLFAKWVDEMSGGRLKIRVYGGGELVPPLEAFDSVSQGAAEMGHGAAYYWAGKSPAAQFFCAVPFGMNAQQMNAWLIAGGGMQLWEELYAQFNLVPFPCGNTGVQMGGWFRKKIDSMADIKGLKMRIPGLGGKVISKAGGSAVLSAGGEIFTNLERNVIDATEWIGPYHDYLMGFPKVAAYYYYPGWQEPSAVLEMFVNKTAFDGLPTDLQNIIRAAAMRANSWILAEFESKNNQYLQKILTEFDTKLLKFPDDVLAGLKKFSDEAIAEVLENDPFSQKVYQSYQNFRKQIAKWSAISEKVYYSDLGEL from the coding sequence ATGTCCAATATTAATCGTCGCGATTTTATCAAAAAAGCAGCCGTTGTTACCGCAGCCGGCAGCGCCGGAATATTGGCAGCCTGCGGCAACAAAGAAGAAACCGCAGCAAACGGCGCACCCGCGGTGCAAACCGGCAAAACCTATCACTGGAAAATGGTAACAACCTGGCCGCCAAAATTTCCGGCGCTCGGCGAAGGCGCGGATCTGTTTGCAAAATGGGTCGACGAAATGTCCGGCGGACGGCTGAAAATCCGCGTTTACGGCGGCGGCGAACTCGTTCCGCCACTGGAAGCGTTCGACTCCGTGAGCCAGGGCGCAGCGGAAATGGGTCACGGTGCGGCGTATTATTGGGCTGGAAAATCGCCGGCAGCACAATTTTTCTGTGCCGTTCCGTTCGGGATGAATGCCCAGCAAATGAACGCCTGGCTGATCGCCGGCGGCGGGATGCAGCTTTGGGAAGAACTTTATGCCCAATTCAATCTGGTGCCGTTCCCCTGCGGCAACACCGGCGTACAAATGGGCGGCTGGTTTCGCAAAAAAATCGATTCGATGGCGGACATTAAAGGATTGAAAATGCGCATCCCCGGTTTGGGCGGAAAAGTCATCAGCAAAGCCGGCGGCTCTGCCGTGCTCTCTGCCGGCGGCGAGATTTTCACCAATCTGGAGCGGAATGTCATCGACGCAACCGAATGGATCGGGCCATATCACGATTATTTGATGGGATTTCCAAAAGTTGCCGCATACTATTATTATCCGGGCTGGCAGGAACCATCGGCTGTGCTGGAAATGTTTGTCAACAAAACCGCGTTTGATGGCTTGCCAACGGATTTGCAAAACATCATCCGCGCAGCGGCAATGCGGGCAAACAGCTGGATACTGGCGGAATTTGAATCGAAGAACAACCAATATCTCCAAAAAATATTGACGGAATTTGACACAAAGCTCCTCAAATTTCCCGATGACGTGCTCGCCGGATTGAAAAAATTTTCCGATGAAGCCATTGCCGAAGTGCTGGAAAATGACCCGTTCAGCCAAAAAGTTTACCAATCGTATCAAAATTTCCGGAAGCAAATCGCCAAATGGTCTGCGATTTCCGAAAAAGTGTATTATTCAGATTTGGGTGAATTATAG
- a CDS encoding amidohydrolase: MQNQTEMTAIANIVEDLYPEIVAFREELHRFPELSWQEHETIGRIERKLREHGITAMRKPLDTSLVVDLEFQPDAPFIMLRADVDALPIQDEIDQPYRSQNAGVCHACGHDGHTAMVLGTLLAIHKSGVKLPHNLRFVFQPAEEPSDSGAPKMIEKNVLDGVKLALGMHLEPRLPLGTFGLASGWVNMRSDRVDIKLSGAGGHSARPNETADLLWIASRIIQDGYSMIYRGMDLRDSPVILTFTEIHSGQGYNIIPRELNMTGTLRFANPEKQEKFLARFRPYLDSLAAENRCEIELRVKNGAPAIYNDPELTGQLIRNVENHFWLAAEMNTEFRTPGGDDFSYYLNHVPGSMVRVGVRTERTTASLHEGTFDIPAESLKNGMAFFVCQLIHLSVGN; this comes from the coding sequence ATGCAAAATCAGACAGAAATGACCGCAATTGCCAACATTGTGGAAGATTTATACCCCGAAATCGTCGCGTTCCGCGAAGAGCTGCACCGCTTTCCCGAGCTGAGCTGGCAGGAACACGAAACCATCGGGCGGATTGAACGCAAACTGCGCGAACACGGCATCACCGCTATGCGCAAACCGCTGGACACATCGCTGGTGGTGGATCTCGAATTTCAGCCGGACGCACCGTTTATCATGTTGCGGGCGGATGTGGATGCGCTGCCCATTCAGGATGAAATTGATCAGCCGTATCGCTCCCAAAATGCCGGTGTTTGTCACGCCTGCGGACACGACGGACACACAGCGATGGTGTTGGGAACGCTGTTAGCCATCCACAAATCCGGGGTGAAACTGCCGCACAATTTGCGATTTGTGTTTCAACCGGCGGAAGAACCATCGGACAGCGGCGCTCCGAAAATGATTGAAAAAAATGTGCTGGACGGCGTCAAACTGGCGCTCGGCATGCATCTGGAACCGCGATTGCCGTTGGGCACGTTTGGGCTGGCATCCGGTTGGGTGAACATGCGCAGCGACCGGGTGGACATCAAACTGAGCGGTGCCGGCGGACATTCCGCGCGACCGAACGAAACGGCGGATTTGCTGTGGATCGCCAGCCGCATTATTCAGGATGGCTACAGCATGATCTATCGCGGAATGGATTTGCGGGACTCGCCGGTCATTCTCACTTTCACCGAAATTCACTCCGGGCAGGGTTACAATATTATCCCGCGCGAACTGAACATGACCGGCACGTTGCGTTTCGCGAATCCGGAAAAACAGGAAAAGTTTTTGGCGCGGTTCCGTCCCTATCTCGACAGCCTCGCTGCGGAAAATCGTTGCGAGATTGAGCTTCGCGTTAAAAATGGTGCACCGGCTATTTATAACGACCCCGAACTCACCGGTCAACTAATCCGCAATGTCGAAAACCATTTTTGGCTGGCTGCGGAAATGAACACCGAATTCCGCACGCCCGGCGGCGATGATTTCAGTTATTATTTAAATCACGTGCCCGGCAGCATGGTTCGTGTTGGTGTCCGAACGGAACGCACAACCGCCAGCCTGCACGAAGGCACATTTGATATACCTGCGGAATCGTTGAAAAACGGCATGGCGTTTTTCGTTTGTCAACTGATACATTTGTCTGTAGGGAATTGA
- a CDS encoding metal-dependent hydrolase, with the protein MANFNTHLITASTISGIAATALFGVGVLSGEEALLNFALGSVGGLLPDLDSDNSIIVKAMFSVIAVIIAFMTVFRLSTILFIAEMMLAWLAAFIVVYFIGFGIFKRFTVHRGIFHSIPAGVLFGFIIIFVFSEVLYFPSLSAWMTGFFVMIGYLVHLILDEIYSVDLANQKIKRSFGSAVKLWQSDNIPGTVIVYSIILVGFFLLPPAQPFVDTIFNPALIATFKERLLPANSWFIQLR; encoded by the coding sequence ATGGCAAATTTTAACACGCATTTAATTACGGCATCAACCATCAGCGGGATTGCTGCAACGGCACTTTTCGGTGTGGGCGTGCTGAGTGGCGAAGAAGCGTTGCTCAATTTTGCGCTCGGCTCTGTCGGTGGTTTGTTGCCCGATCTGGATTCTGATAATTCAATTATTGTAAAAGCCATGTTCAGTGTTATTGCGGTAATTATCGCATTTATGACGGTGTTCCGATTATCAACGATTTTGTTTATTGCGGAAATGATGCTGGCATGGCTGGCAGCGTTTATCGTTGTCTATTTTATCGGGTTTGGCATTTTTAAACGTTTTACCGTTCACCGGGGCATTTTTCACTCTATCCCGGCGGGGGTTTTATTTGGTTTTATCATTATTTTTGTATTTTCGGAAGTGCTTTATTTTCCGTCGCTTAGCGCATGGATGACCGGTTTTTTTGTGATGATTGGCTATCTGGTTCACCTTATTTTGGACGAAATTTACAGTGTCGATTTGGCCAATCAAAAAATCAAGCGTTCATTCGGTTCTGCGGTGAAATTATGGCAATCGGACAATATTCCCGGCACGGTTATCGTTTATTCGATCATATTGGTCGGCTTTTTTTTGCTGCCTCCGGCACAACCGTTTGTAGATACCATTTTTAATCCGGCATTGATTGCCACATTTAAGGAACGGCTGCTGCCGGCAAACAGTTGGTTTATACAACTGCGGTAA
- a CDS encoding cyclic nucleotide-binding domain-containing protein, which yields MLTVIEKVIFLQNVEVFSDVSTENLAYLAAIAEEVTTAADDIIYHENEPSNALYLVLEGQVRQHRNGQEITVNNPKEAFGAWALLDTAPRVSTATALSDCKLLRIDREDFFDLLADHTQITQDVFKSVVQRLRMLMENLRPSPSVQR from the coding sequence ATGCTGACAGTTATTGAAAAAGTGATTTTTTTGCAAAATGTTGAAGTGTTTTCGGATGTTTCCACCGAAAACCTCGCCTATCTCGCGGCCATTGCAGAGGAGGTAACCACCGCCGCAGATGACATCATTTATCATGAAAACGAACCATCCAACGCGCTGTATCTGGTTTTGGAGGGGCAGGTTCGCCAGCATCGCAACGGGCAGGAAATTACCGTAAACAACCCGAAAGAGGCCTTTGGTGCATGGGCATTACTGGACACTGCGCCGCGTGTTTCCACAGCAACGGCGCTTTCCGATTGCAAGCTGCTGCGCATCGACCGCGAAGATTTTTTTGATCTGCTGGCAGATCACACCCAAATCACTCAGGATGTGTTCAAATCGGTGGTGCAACGGCTGAGGATGTTGATGGAAAATTTGCGCCCCAGCCCATCGGTTCAGCGGTAA